The Caloenas nicobarica isolate bCalNic1 chromosome 25, bCalNic1.hap1, whole genome shotgun sequence region AAAACCGTCCCGTAGCCAATTCCCAAGCCACGTTACTGTTCAGAACAACAATCCTGCCGCTTGGAAGACCTCATCctctcaagaaagaaaaagtacagGGAAGAAATAGCTCGATGAACCCCAGGGTAAAGATGTAGGCAGCCAGGATGACTGGGATTGACATTGAATTTATCTACAACACTGCAAACTCGTGAAAACCCTCCGCTACAAGCATCCCTTTTGATCTCACCTGGAAGCCCTGAAGCACTGAGGGAAGTACATCAAAGCTGGGTATCAGGTTGGCGTTCAATGTGGAAATGTAGCAAATTCTCTCGGACAACAGTTGAGTTGCAATATAGccctggaaaataaagttattgaCAACTAGGAATTCAGTTTTTCAATAACTAAGATTGGAATTAAAATTGCattcagaaagtaaaaaatgtgGAGAGTTTTTACCATCAAACTTATACTCAAAATATTAAGACTAAAGAAGCAAGTCCTGTATTTTAGTCGGCTTTAGCACAACTAGTCTCCCTGTACATTTTCCGAACAAGCTTGCTCCTTGCCGCTCACCGTGTTGAAGTTCCAAATGGTTTTCCATGTCCCAATTTGGCTGTTTTGCTCAATAATGGCCACGCGCGTTTCCCTGTTGATGCTCAGGAGTTGGACGCCGCCATTAACCTGGATTTCCCTGGTGACTAGCTGGTTCTGAAActagaacacaaaattaaacaacacTTTAGACTCGCAAATTAGTCCGTTCTCTCCCCAAAGCTTTAGAAAATCGCTGCTATAAGAGCAGAAATGTGGGTTCACCGTAAGCGCCTATAATGGCCAGAGTATTGCCAAAATGACAAATGGTCATCTGGAGGTTTTAGAGGTCTATGCATGACAGCAgtttcagatttctctgtgcCCAAGGCATGGGACAGAAGCAAGgaaagctccagcagcagggcccagagaaacagcagcaacgTGTGTGTGAGCTGGTCCCTGTACTCACGAATTCAGCAAGGGCTGGAGTCAGCAAGAGTCCGAGCAGGACGGTGGTCAcaatctgaaaggaaaagcaaaaccaagagtgtaactgcagctctggctgacAAAGCCGGTCAGGAGAATCCGAgggcctttttcctttttcctcgcTCCAGCTGTGCAAAAGCGTGGACAAAAATGGACATGGATTAGGCTTCCTGTAGATCGAATAATGTGTAGTTAAACCTTTAACAAAAGCCTTACCTCCTCGTCTGATTAGCTTAATGGGGTGTGAGTTGCTCTCCCTAGAGGAGAAAACTCTCCCCAGAGAATTCTTTTTTGGTAGAGACACTGTGCTAAAGACacttcagagagagaaaggcaACGGTTTTGAATCAAAGTTGTAGtttataaggaagaaaagccGCATACTCACAGTGAGTTTCATCTTGACTGCAGAGCTGATGCTGGTGCAGGTCGAAGGAGCAACGGGAACCATCCACCTTATATATGTTTTCAGCATCAGGTGTGGAACAGTTAagtgttgaaataattttgtcattTGTATCTCTGTCTGCATGTCACTGAAACTTGTTTCCTGCTGTAAGTACTTCATCAATATGGGGATTGTACTTCTGCAGATTTTTGGCCAGCCAGAGTCTGGTCGTTATCAGATAAGAATCCAtttgcagtggatttttttaatagtaactTTCCGGTCTTTACTAATTACTTTTGGAAATTCACATCAAACTTTAGAGCAGACATAgactatggggtttttttttaaaaaaagccttatagtatataaagcaaataaaagccaTTGTACCTTCCAAAATGTGCTCGAAGGTACCATGTAACCATAGAGTGCACCCAAGTACAGGGGCCAAATACAAC contains the following coding sequences:
- the LOC135998592 gene encoding gastrokine-2-like; this translates as MVPVAPSTCTSISSAVKMKLTIVTTVLLGLLLTPALAEFFQNQLVTREIQVNGGVQLLSINRETRVAIIEQNSQIGTWKTIWNFNTGYIATQLLSERICYISTLNANLIPSFDVLPSVLQGFQGLKGQIQPLQQITYVLGQTVVPALEVYGPDIFNVCGAVTSVVASPVAELPAVYNAGACNALNVLNLVQLNYCRPNIKV